From Streptomyces sp. NBC_00370, a single genomic window includes:
- a CDS encoding MFS transporter: MAGPDDEEMADPAAVRRHPTLFRTIKQRKNPKLRRSDITVTDDAAVKRAVKAAALGNAMEWYDFGIYAYLASTIGRVFFPSGNDTTELLSSFATFAVAFLVRPIGGMVLGPLGDKIGRKKILSLTMLMMAAGTFCIGLIPSYHSIGFWSPVLLIVLRMVQGFSTGGEYGGASTFIAEYAPDKRRGYFGSFLEMGTLAGYVGAAGLVTLLTAVLGDGSLDSWGWRIPYLVGGPLGMVGLYLRLRLDETPAFQKLEAENVRASEAADPVETSAKGDLANIFRRYWPTLILCIALVGAYNVTDYMLLSYMPTYLTDELGYGDTHGLLILLGVMVAQMLVINQVGRLSDHYGRKPLLMAGMLGFLVLSLPAFLLIRDGAVWAIIVGLAMLGLSLVCLLGTMSAALPALFPTEARYGGLSVGYNISASLFGGTTPFVITGLIALADTNLMPAFYAMAAALVGVIAVAVMKETARQPLAGSPPSVESKEEAAELAHAQVVEPKF, translated from the coding sequence ACCGACGACGCGGCGGTCAAGCGCGCGGTCAAGGCGGCGGCCCTCGGCAACGCCATGGAGTGGTACGACTTCGGCATCTACGCCTATCTGGCGTCCACGATCGGCCGGGTGTTCTTCCCGTCGGGGAACGACACCACGGAGCTGCTGTCGTCCTTCGCCACCTTCGCCGTGGCGTTCCTCGTACGGCCGATCGGCGGCATGGTCCTCGGACCGCTGGGCGACAAGATCGGCCGCAAGAAGATCCTCTCGCTCACCATGCTGATGATGGCGGCGGGCACCTTCTGCATCGGACTGATCCCGTCGTACCACTCGATCGGCTTCTGGTCCCCCGTGCTGCTGATCGTGCTCCGGATGGTGCAGGGCTTCTCGACCGGCGGTGAGTACGGCGGCGCGTCCACCTTCATCGCCGAGTACGCCCCCGACAAGCGGCGCGGCTACTTCGGCAGCTTCCTGGAGATGGGCACGCTCGCGGGGTACGTCGGCGCGGCGGGCCTCGTCACGCTGCTGACCGCCGTGCTCGGCGACGGCAGCCTGGACTCCTGGGGCTGGCGGATCCCGTACCTGGTCGGCGGCCCGCTGGGCATGGTCGGCCTCTACCTGCGGCTGAGGCTCGACGAGACGCCCGCCTTCCAGAAGCTGGAGGCGGAGAACGTCCGCGCGTCGGAGGCGGCCGACCCGGTCGAGACCAGCGCCAAGGGCGACCTGGCGAACATCTTCCGGCGCTACTGGCCGACGCTGATCCTGTGCATCGCGCTGGTCGGCGCGTACAACGTCACCGACTACATGCTGCTGTCGTACATGCCGACGTACCTCACCGACGAGCTGGGCTACGGCGACACCCACGGGCTGCTGATCCTGCTCGGCGTCATGGTCGCGCAGATGCTGGTCATCAACCAGGTCGGCCGGCTGAGCGACCACTACGGCAGGAAACCGCTGCTGATGGCGGGCATGCTCGGCTTCCTCGTCCTGTCGCTGCCGGCGTTCCTGCTGATCCGCGACGGCGCGGTCTGGGCGATCATCGTCGGCCTGGCCATGCTGGGCCTCTCCCTGGTCTGCCTCCTGGGCACCATGTCGGCGGCGCTCCCGGCCCTGTTCCCCACGGAGGCGAGGTACGGCGGCCTCTCGGTCGGCTACAACATCTCGGCGTCCCTCTTCGGCGGCACGACCCCCTTCGTGATCACAGGCCTGATCGCCCTGGCCGACACGAACCTGATGCCGGCGTTCTACGCGATGGCGGCGGCGCTGGTCGGGGTGATCGCGGTGGCGGTGATGAAGGAGACGGCCCGCCAGCCCCTGGCGGGCTCGCCCCCGTCGGTGGAGTCGAAGGAAGAAGCAGCGGAACTGGCCCACGCACAGGTGGTGGAACCGAAGTTCTGA
- a CDS encoding HNH endonuclease signature motif containing protein, which yields MSGQDERNRLSAAVAASVSWAELTRRLGLRESGGRRRTLQRHVAALGLDTSHFRRRSPGRTYPDEAIAAAAADSSTLREVALKLGARPASGTLSHISRRIAAAGIDVSHFAGMHRAGLQLPFSAAELTAAAATADSIRGVARALGVPDDGRSRAALGRMLKEYGIDTAHFRHARLAIPEAALREAVPRAGSYADVMRALGLPVRATNHRRVREAARRLALDTSHFKRRGWATVRHREPRPVATRTLVVLPEGSPRTNRDRLHQALQEVGVPYRCESCGNTGSWLDRPITLQIDHINGDWLDNRAENLRYLCPNCHALTDTWCRNRRARSADAG from the coding sequence ATGTCCGGGCAGGACGAACGGAACAGGCTGAGCGCCGCTGTCGCCGCGTCGGTGAGCTGGGCGGAGCTGACCCGCCGCCTCGGCCTGCGGGAGAGCGGCGGCCGGCGCCGTACGCTCCAGCGCCACGTGGCCGCGCTCGGCCTCGACACGAGCCACTTCCGACGGCGGAGCCCGGGGCGGACGTACCCCGACGAGGCCATCGCGGCAGCGGCAGCCGACTCGTCGACGCTGCGTGAAGTGGCGCTGAAACTGGGCGCGCGCCCCGCGTCCGGCACGCTGTCGCACATATCGCGGCGGATAGCGGCGGCGGGCATCGACGTCAGCCACTTCGCGGGCATGCACCGGGCGGGGCTCCAACTGCCGTTCAGCGCCGCGGAACTCACGGCAGCCGCCGCTACCGCCGACAGCATCCGGGGTGTCGCACGCGCACTCGGCGTCCCCGACGACGGCCGGTCCCGCGCGGCGCTCGGCCGCATGCTCAAGGAGTACGGGATCGACACGGCGCACTTCCGCCACGCGCGGCTCGCGATCCCGGAGGCAGCGCTGCGCGAAGCGGTCCCGCGGGCCGGCAGCTACGCCGATGTGATGCGGGCGCTCGGCCTCCCGGTCCGCGCCACGAACCATCGTCGGGTTCGCGAGGCCGCCCGCCGGCTCGCACTCGACACGAGCCACTTCAAGCGGCGCGGCTGGGCGACGGTACGTCACCGCGAACCGAGGCCGGTCGCCACTCGCACGCTCGTCGTTCTCCCCGAGGGCTCGCCCCGTACGAACCGCGACCGGCTCCATCAGGCCCTGCAGGAGGTAGGAGTCCCGTACCGCTGTGAGTCCTGCGGGAACACCGGGAGCTGGCTGGACCGGCCGATCACCCTCCAGATCGACCACATCAACGGCGACTGGCTCGACAACCGCGCCGAGAACCTGCGGTATCTGTGTCCCAACTGCCACGCGCTCACGGACACCTGGTGCCGTAACCGGCGCGCCCGTTCGGCGGACGCCGGTTAG
- the rdgB gene encoding RdgB/HAM1 family non-canonical purine NTP pyrophosphatase: MTRLILATRNAGKIVELRAILAEAGLPHDLVGAETYPEIPDVKETGVTFAENALLKAHALAQATGHPAVADDSGLCVDVLGGAPGIFSARWSGTHGNDQANLDLLLAQLSDIAAPHRTAHFACAAALALPNGTERVVEGQLRGTLRPAPSGTNGFGYDPILQPDGETRTCAELSPAEKNEISHRGKAFRALVPVVRELLG, from the coding sequence ATGACCCGCCTGATCCTCGCCACCCGCAACGCCGGGAAAATCGTCGAACTCCGAGCCATCCTCGCCGAAGCGGGGCTGCCCCACGACCTCGTCGGCGCCGAGACGTACCCCGAGATCCCCGACGTCAAGGAAACCGGCGTCACCTTCGCCGAGAACGCCCTGCTCAAAGCCCACGCCCTCGCCCAAGCCACCGGCCACCCCGCGGTCGCCGACGACTCAGGACTCTGCGTGGACGTCCTCGGCGGCGCCCCCGGCATCTTCTCCGCCCGCTGGTCTGGCACCCACGGCAACGACCAGGCCAACCTGGACCTGCTCCTCGCCCAACTGTCCGACATCGCAGCCCCCCACCGCACGGCCCACTTCGCCTGCGCGGCAGCCCTGGCCCTCCCGAACGGCACGGAACGCGTGGTCGAAGGCCAACTCCGCGGCACCCTGCGCCCGGCCCCGTCCGGCACGAACGGCTTCGGCTACGACCCGATCCTCCAACCGGACGGCGAGACGCGCACCTGCGCGGAGCTGTCCCCGGCGGAGAAGAACGAGATCAGCCACCGCGGAAAGGCATTCCGCGCGCTGGTCCCGGTGGTACGCGAACTGCTGGGCTGA
- the rph gene encoding ribonuclease PH has product MSRIDGRTPDQLRPVTIERGWSKHAEGSVLISFGDTRVFCTASVTEGVPRWRKGSGEGWVTAEYSMLPRATNTRGDRESVRGKIGGRTHEISRLIGRSLRAVIDYKALGENTVVLDCDVLQADGGTRTAAITGAYVALADAVSWAQGKKIIKAGRKPLTGTVAAVSVGIVDGAPLLDLCYEEDVRADTDMNVVCTGDGRFVEVQGTAEAEPFDRAELNLLLDLATAGCVDLAALQTKALEETLGN; this is encoded by the coding sequence ATGTCTCGAATCGACGGCCGCACCCCCGACCAGCTCCGCCCCGTGACCATCGAACGCGGATGGAGCAAGCACGCCGAGGGCTCCGTCCTCATCTCCTTCGGCGACACCCGCGTCTTCTGCACCGCCTCCGTCACCGAAGGCGTACCCCGCTGGCGCAAGGGCAGCGGCGAAGGCTGGGTCACCGCCGAGTACTCCATGCTGCCCCGCGCCACCAACACCCGCGGCGACCGCGAATCCGTACGCGGCAAGATCGGCGGCCGCACCCACGAGATCAGCCGGCTCATCGGCCGCTCGCTGCGCGCCGTCATCGACTACAAGGCGCTCGGCGAGAACACCGTCGTCCTCGACTGCGACGTACTCCAGGCCGACGGCGGCACCCGCACCGCCGCCATCACCGGCGCGTACGTCGCCCTCGCCGACGCCGTCAGCTGGGCCCAGGGCAAGAAGATCATCAAGGCCGGCCGCAAACCGCTCACCGGAACCGTCGCCGCCGTCAGCGTCGGCATCGTCGACGGCGCGCCGCTCCTCGACCTCTGCTACGAGGAAGACGTGCGCGCCGACACCGACATGAACGTCGTCTGCACCGGCGACGGCCGCTTCGTCGAGGTCCAGGGCACGGCCGAGGCCGAGCCGTTCGACCGCGCCGAACTGAACCTGCTGCTCGACCTCGCCACCGCCGGCTGCGTCGACCTGGCGGCCCTGCAGACCAAGGCACTCGAAGAAACCCTCGGCAACTGA
- a CDS encoding PTS glucose/sucrose transporter subunit IIB, translating to MAGPRQSFSRVREKDMATKAEKIVAGLGGLDNIEEVEGCITRLRTEVIDPSLVDDAALKAAGAHGVVKMGTAIQVVIGTDADPIASDIEDMM from the coding sequence ATCGCTGGGCCGCGACAGAGCTTTTCGAGAGTCAGGGAGAAAGACATGGCCACCAAGGCTGAGAAGATCGTCGCCGGACTCGGCGGGCTGGACAACATCGAAGAAGTCGAGGGCTGCATCACCCGGCTGCGCACCGAGGTCATCGACCCCTCCCTCGTCGACGACGCGGCGCTCAAGGCCGCCGGGGCCCACGGAGTGGTCAAGATGGGCACGGCGATCCAGGTCGTCATCGGCACCGACGCCGACCCGATCGCCTCCGACATCGAAGACATGATGTAG
- a CDS encoding PTS transporter subunit EIIC: MSSDSTTGAAARGKRWWNVLFQGLQKMGRSLQLPIAVLPAAGILNRLGQPDVFGSDGLGWDNVAKVFASAGGALLDSSLGLPLLFCIGVAIGMAKKADGSTALAAVTGFLVYYAVLHAFPVDCDGGSKFTGAGIWSGVCVTPDGTTVTQAGYQNPGVFGGIVMGLLTAWLWRRFHRTKLVDWLGFFNGRRLVPIIMAFVGLLVASLSVWAWEPVGDGLTSFSKWLVDLGAWGSGIFGIANRALLVFGLHQFLNTFVWFQFGDFTKPDGTVVHGDINRFLAGDPTAGQFTTGFFPIMMFALPAAALAIYHCAKPHRKKAVGGLMLSVALTSFVTGITEPIEYSFLFVAPLLYAIHAVLTGVSMFVSWGLGAKDGFSFSAGLIDYVINWSLATKPWLLIPIGLCFAVVYYAIFRFVIVKLDLQTPGRDPDEVEDDIEQANTKE; encoded by the coding sequence ATGAGTTCCGACAGCACGACCGGCGCCGCCGCACGGGGCAAGCGGTGGTGGAACGTGCTGTTCCAGGGGCTGCAGAAAATGGGCCGCAGCCTCCAGCTGCCGATCGCCGTGCTCCCTGCGGCCGGCATCCTGAACCGGCTCGGCCAGCCGGACGTCTTCGGCTCCGACGGGCTCGGCTGGGACAACGTCGCGAAGGTCTTCGCGTCCGCCGGCGGCGCCCTGCTGGACTCCTCGCTCGGCCTGCCGCTGCTCTTCTGCATCGGCGTGGCGATCGGGATGGCGAAGAAGGCCGACGGCTCGACGGCCCTGGCCGCCGTCACCGGCTTCCTCGTCTACTACGCGGTGCTGCACGCGTTCCCCGTCGACTGCGACGGCGGCTCGAAGTTCACCGGCGCCGGCATCTGGAGCGGGGTGTGCGTGACCCCGGACGGTACGACGGTGACGCAGGCCGGGTACCAGAACCCGGGCGTCTTCGGCGGCATCGTGATGGGCCTGCTGACGGCGTGGCTGTGGCGGCGGTTCCACCGCACCAAGCTGGTGGACTGGCTGGGCTTCTTCAACGGCCGCCGGCTCGTCCCGATCATCATGGCCTTCGTCGGCCTGCTCGTCGCCTCGCTCTCCGTCTGGGCCTGGGAGCCGGTCGGCGACGGGCTGACCAGCTTCTCGAAGTGGCTGGTCGACCTGGGGGCGTGGGGCTCGGGGATCTTCGGTATCGCCAACCGCGCGCTGCTGGTGTTCGGGCTGCACCAGTTCCTGAACACCTTCGTCTGGTTCCAGTTCGGCGACTTCACCAAGCCCGACGGCACGGTCGTGCACGGCGACATCAACCGCTTCCTCGCGGGCGACCCGACGGCGGGCCAGTTCACCACGGGCTTCTTCCCGATCATGATGTTCGCGCTGCCGGCCGCCGCGCTGGCGATCTACCACTGCGCCAAGCCGCATCGGAAGAAGGCGGTCGGCGGCCTGATGCTCTCGGTCGCCCTCACCTCGTTCGTGACGGGCATCACGGAGCCGATCGAGTACTCGTTCCTCTTCGTCGCCCCGCTGCTGTACGCGATCCACGCGGTGCTGACCGGTGTCTCGATGTTCGTGAGCTGGGGCCTGGGCGCCAAGGACGGCTTCAGTTTCTCGGCGGGACTGATCGACTACGTCATCAACTGGAGCCTGGCGACGAAGCCTTGGCTGCTGATTCCGATCGGGCTGTGCTTCGCCGTGGTGTACTACGCGATCTTCCGCTTCGTGATCGTGAAGCTCGATCTGCAAACCCCGGGCCGCGATCCGGACGAGGTCGAGGACGATATCGAGCAGGCGAACACCAAGGAATAA
- a CDS encoding PTS transporter subunit EIIC, with product MSTATAQAAPAPAKKRGSGLFQGLQKIGRSLQLPIAVLPAAGIMVRLGQPDIFGKDGLGWDRVADVFDKAGSSLTGALPLLFCIGVAIGFAKKADGSTALAAVVGFLVYQKVLQAFPVADAVINKGADTPAVYNDPGVLGGIIMGLLSAVLWQRFHRTKLVDWLGFFNGRRLVPIIMAFVGVVMGVFFGLVWEPIGDGITNFGEWMTGLGSGGSALFGLVNRGLIPIGMHQFVNTVAWFQLGDFTNSAGEVVHGDITRFLAGDPSAGMFQAGFFPIMMFGLPAAALAMAHTARPERRKAVTGMMLSLALTSFVTGVTEPIEFSFMFIAPLLYVLHAVLTAASMAVTWGLGVHDGFNFSAGAIDYALNWNLATKPWLIIPIGLVFAAIYYVVFRFVIVKFDLKTPGREPEEEVEDLTKA from the coding sequence ATGAGTACGGCCACCGCGCAAGCGGCCCCGGCGCCCGCCAAAAAGCGCGGCTCCGGTCTGTTCCAGGGACTGCAGAAAATCGGCAGGAGCCTTCAGCTGCCGATCGCGGTCCTGCCGGCCGCGGGCATCATGGTCCGTCTCGGCCAGCCCGACATCTTCGGCAAGGACGGTCTCGGCTGGGACCGGGTCGCCGACGTCTTCGACAAGGCGGGCAGCTCCCTCACCGGCGCCCTGCCCCTGCTGTTCTGCATAGGCGTGGCGATCGGCTTCGCCAAGAAGGCGGACGGCTCGACCGCGCTCGCCGCGGTCGTCGGCTTCCTCGTGTACCAGAAGGTGCTGCAGGCGTTCCCGGTCGCCGACGCGGTGATCAACAAGGGCGCCGACACCCCCGCCGTCTACAACGACCCCGGGGTGCTCGGCGGCATCATCATGGGCCTGCTGTCGGCCGTGCTCTGGCAGCGCTTCCACCGCACCAAGCTGGTCGACTGGCTGGGCTTCTTCAACGGCCGCCGGCTCGTGCCGATCATCATGGCCTTCGTCGGCGTGGTCATGGGTGTCTTCTTCGGTCTGGTCTGGGAGCCGATAGGCGACGGCATCACCAACTTCGGCGAGTGGATGACCGGCCTGGGCTCGGGCGGCTCCGCGCTGTTCGGTCTGGTCAACCGCGGCCTGATCCCGATCGGGATGCACCAGTTCGTCAACACCGTCGCCTGGTTCCAGCTCGGTGACTTCACCAACTCGGCGGGCGAGGTCGTCCACGGCGACATCACCCGGTTCCTCGCCGGTGACCCGTCCGCCGGCATGTTCCAGGCGGGCTTCTTCCCGATCATGATGTTCGGCCTGCCGGCCGCCGCGCTGGCCATGGCGCACACCGCGCGCCCCGAGCGCCGCAAGGCCGTGACGGGCATGATGCTCTCGCTGGCCCTGACGTCCTTCGTCACCGGTGTGACCGAGCCGATCGAATTCTCGTTCATGTTCATCGCGCCGCTGCTCTACGTCCTGCACGCGGTGCTCACCGCCGCTTCCATGGCGGTCACCTGGGGGCTCGGCGTCCATGACGGCTTCAACTTCTCCGCAGGAGCCATCGACTACGCCCTGAACTGGAACCTCGCGACGAAACCCTGGCTGATCATCCCGATCGGCCTGGTCTTCGCGGCGATCTACTACGTCGTCTTCCGGTTCGTCATCGTCAAGTTCGACCTCAAGACCCCGGGCCGCGAGCCCGAGGAAGAGGTCGAGGACCTCACCAAGGCGTAG
- a CDS encoding MBL fold metallo-hydrolase encodes MKLTVVGCSGSFPAVGSACSSYLVEADGFRLLLDMGNGALGELQRHVGLYDLDAIFLSHLHADHCIDMCGYFVARYYRFEGGRCDAIPVYGPEGTEERLTTAYADTPTDKSMSEVFDFHTLKPGSFEIGPLSVRTEKVAHPVETFGIRVEHNGRSLTYSGDTGVCEPLVELAEDTDLFLCEAAFTHGKEDITGLHLNGREAGAHAARARAARLVLTHIPPWTDAQRNLNDARAVYEGPVELAAPGAVYEI; translated from the coding sequence ATGAAGCTCACCGTCGTCGGCTGCTCGGGCTCCTTTCCCGCCGTGGGATCGGCCTGCTCCAGCTACCTCGTAGAGGCCGACGGCTTCCGGCTGCTCCTCGACATGGGCAACGGCGCCCTGGGCGAGTTGCAGCGCCATGTCGGTCTCTACGACCTCGATGCCATCTTCCTCAGTCATCTGCACGCGGACCACTGCATAGACATGTGCGGCTACTTCGTCGCCCGCTACTACCGGTTCGAGGGCGGGCGTTGCGACGCGATCCCCGTCTACGGACCCGAGGGCACCGAGGAACGCCTCACCACCGCGTACGCCGACACCCCGACCGACAAGTCCATGAGCGAGGTCTTCGACTTCCACACGCTCAAGCCGGGCTCGTTCGAGATCGGGCCGCTGTCCGTGCGTACGGAGAAGGTCGCGCACCCCGTCGAGACCTTCGGCATCCGCGTCGAGCACAACGGACGCTCCCTCACGTACTCGGGCGACACCGGCGTGTGCGAACCGCTGGTCGAGTTGGCCGAGGACACCGATCTCTTCCTGTGCGAAGCCGCCTTCACCCATGGCAAGGAAGACATCACGGGACTCCACCTCAACGGACGCGAGGCCGGCGCACACGCCGCCCGCGCCCGCGCCGCCCGGCTCGTCCTCACGCACATCCCGCCGTGGACCGACGCCCAGCGGAACCTCAACGACGCACGCGCGGTCTACGAAGGTCCGGTCGAACTGGCCGCGCCCGGCGCGGTGTACGAGATCTGA
- a CDS encoding type II toxin-antitoxin system PemK/MazF family toxin, with amino-acid sequence MNTWWWLALIAVLLLGAIASVVDGRARSPRRPGGRTRPPGRPGRTGPRAPRPGEIWWAMVPFEDGPGSKDRPCLVLSVRGRSAQVAKITTKGHTERPGVIALPPGMVQDAQGRASFLEMDELRDVRLKDFRRRAGEADGELWKRIQRLAG; translated from the coding sequence ATGAATACGTGGTGGTGGCTCGCACTGATCGCCGTACTGCTGCTGGGGGCGATCGCGTCGGTCGTGGACGGCAGGGCCCGCAGCCCGCGCCGCCCCGGCGGCCGCACCCGCCCACCGGGCCGCCCCGGCCGTACGGGCCCGCGCGCACCGCGGCCGGGTGAGATCTGGTGGGCCATGGTCCCGTTCGAGGACGGCCCGGGGTCCAAGGACCGGCCGTGCCTGGTCCTGTCGGTACGCGGCCGGTCGGCGCAGGTCGCGAAGATCACGACGAAGGGTCATACGGAACGGCCCGGCGTCATCGCGCTGCCGCCGGGCATGGTGCAGGACGCGCAGGGCCGCGCCAGCTTCCTGGAGATGGACGAGCTGCGCGACGTACGGCTGAAGGACTTCCGCCGCCGCGCGGGCGAGGCGGACGGGGAACTGTGGAAGCGGATCCAGCGCCTGGCGGGCTGA
- a CDS encoding PLP-dependent cysteine synthase family protein — translation MRYDTPLAAVGNTPLVRLPRLSPSDDVRIWAKLEDRNPTGSVKDRPALHMVEQAEKDGRLTPGCTILEPTSGNTGISLAMAAKLKGYRIVCVMPENTSQERRDLLAMWGAEIVFSPAAGGSNTAVRVAKELAAENPSWVMLYQYGNPDNAGAHYATTGPEILADLPSITHFVAGLGTTGTLMGVGRFLREQRPGIQIVAAEPRYDDIVYGLRNLDEGFVPELYDASVLTTRFSVGSADAVTRTRELLQLEGIFAGVSTGAALHAAIGVGKKAVKAGESADIAFIVADGGWKYLSTGVYTAATTEEAIETLHGQLWA, via the coding sequence ATGCGGTACGACACCCCGCTGGCCGCCGTCGGCAACACACCCCTGGTGCGGCTGCCGCGGCTGTCGCCCTCGGACGACGTGCGGATCTGGGCCAAGCTGGAGGACCGCAATCCGACCGGCTCCGTCAAGGACCGGCCCGCGCTCCACATGGTCGAACAGGCCGAGAAGGACGGCAGGCTCACCCCGGGCTGCACGATCCTGGAGCCGACCAGCGGGAACACCGGCATCTCGCTCGCCATGGCGGCCAAGCTCAAGGGCTACCGCATCGTCTGCGTCATGCCGGAGAACACCTCCCAGGAGCGGCGCGACCTGCTCGCCATGTGGGGCGCCGAGATCGTCTTCTCACCGGCGGCGGGCGGCTCCAACACGGCGGTGCGCGTGGCCAAGGAGCTGGCGGCCGAGAACCCGTCCTGGGTGATGCTCTACCAGTACGGCAACCCCGACAACGCGGGCGCGCACTACGCGACCACGGGCCCCGAGATCCTCGCCGACCTGCCCTCCATCACGCACTTCGTGGCCGGACTCGGCACGACGGGCACGCTGATGGGCGTCGGCCGCTTCCTGCGCGAACAGCGCCCCGGCATCCAGATCGTGGCGGCCGAACCGCGCTACGACGACATCGTCTACGGGCTGCGCAACCTCGACGAGGGCTTCGTCCCCGAGCTGTACGACGCGTCGGTCCTCACCACCCGCTTCTCCGTCGGCTCGGCCGACGCGGTCACCCGTACCCGCGAACTCCTCCAGCTGGAGGGCATCTTCGCCGGCGTCTCCACGGGCGCAGCGCTGCACGCCGCGATCGGTGTCGGCAAGAAGGCCGTGAAGGCGGGCGAGAGCGCGGACATCGCGTTCATCGTCGCCGACGGCGGCTGGAAGTACCTGTCGACGGGGGTCTACACGGCAGCGACGACGGAGGAAGCGATCGAGACGCTGCACGGGCAGCTCTGGGCGTAG
- a CDS encoding MoaD/ThiS family protein gives MAIEVRIPTILRTYTDGAKAVQGSGATLAELFADLDTRHAGIRGRLIDPAADNQLRRFVNVYLNDEDVRFLDGVSTPVSDGDSVTILPAVAGGALEAHAV, from the coding sequence ATGGCCATCGAGGTCCGCATCCCGACCATCCTCCGCACCTACACCGACGGAGCCAAGGCCGTCCAGGGCAGCGGCGCCACCCTCGCCGAGCTGTTCGCCGATCTCGACACCCGCCACGCCGGCATCCGCGGCCGCCTCATCGACCCTGCCGCCGACAACCAGCTCCGCCGCTTCGTGAACGTCTACCTGAACGACGAGGACGTCCGCTTCCTCGACGGCGTCTCCACCCCCGTCTCCGACGGCGACAGCGTGACGATCCTGCCCGCCGTGGCCGGCGGCGCCCTCGAAGCGCACGCGGTCTGA
- a CDS encoding putative leader peptide, whose translation MVPQDVSDKTPSTPLLVARLHVDLCRLASAICPGGATAG comes from the coding sequence ATGGTTCCCCAGGACGTGAGCGACAAGACGCCGAGCACACCGCTGCTCGTGGCGCGGCTGCACGTCGACCTGTGCCGCCTCGCCAGCGCCATCTGTCCCGGCGGCGCGACCGCCGGCTGA
- a CDS encoding ABC transporter ATP-binding protein, which yields MSAELRVEGLSYSVDGRELVHAVDLTAAPGETIGLVGPNGSGKTTLLRCVYGTLRPTAGHALLDGADLHTMTHKARAQRLATVPQDGQTDFELTVREVVAMGRSPHKRFWEADNAADAALADAALDRVGIRPLADRTFPSLSGGERQRALVARALVQQPALLVLDEPTNHLDIRYQLDILTLISRSGTTNLLALHDLNLAAYYCDRLYVLQAGRVVASGTPRDVLTPGLLAAVYEVSAEVSTHPTTGAPTVTYLP from the coding sequence ATGAGCGCCGAGCTGCGGGTGGAAGGGCTGTCCTACTCCGTGGACGGCCGTGAACTCGTCCATGCCGTCGACCTGACGGCGGCCCCCGGCGAGACGATCGGGCTCGTCGGGCCCAACGGGAGCGGCAAGACCACCCTCCTGCGCTGCGTCTACGGCACGTTGCGGCCCACCGCGGGACACGCCCTTCTCGACGGCGCCGATCTGCACACCATGACCCACAAGGCCCGCGCCCAGCGGCTCGCGACCGTCCCGCAGGACGGACAGACCGACTTCGAACTCACCGTCCGTGAAGTCGTCGCCATGGGCCGCTCCCCGCACAAGCGCTTCTGGGAGGCGGACAACGCGGCGGACGCCGCCCTGGCCGACGCGGCGCTCGACCGGGTCGGCATCCGCCCGCTCGCCGACCGCACCTTCCCGTCCCTGTCCGGCGGCGAACGCCAGCGCGCGCTCGTCGCCCGCGCCCTGGTCCAGCAGCCGGCCCTGCTCGTGCTGGACGAGCCGACCAACCACCTCGACATCCGCTACCAGCTCGACATCCTCACGCTGATCAGCCGGTCGGGGACCACCAACCTGCTCGCCCTGCACGACCTGAACCTCGCCGCGTACTACTGCGACCGGCTCTACGTCCTCCAGGCGGGCCGCGTCGTGGCGTCCGGCACACCCCGCGACGTCCTCACCCCCGGGCTGCTGGCCGCCGTCTACGAGGTGTCGGCCGAGGTCAGCACCCACCCCACGACCGGCGCGCCGACCGTCACATATCTGCCGTAA